A single region of the Xiphias gladius isolate SHS-SW01 ecotype Sanya breed wild chromosome 17, ASM1685928v1, whole genome shotgun sequence genome encodes:
- the LOC120802440 gene encoding C2 domain-containing protein 2, translated as MSDSESAGSYFGLEDPQWLCMVTLFIASLVTLTVYLLQYFQQRGVGNEQRTAEDNAAKEEAAALLEWALSLKTWKSQWRRAWCRALNDESRKRGDALLLTFEDDDLEATELMVSHVSSFRKSARNQAACCSVVGEKLQFSLSATWTAMATVDPCKYTVCIAPLEVQLDLQMQEAENEVKVSWGVSHLETEELQVTSTFTKDNANTSSVAAIKEQMRQLLCATRPSVLLSCRPAQASEVKEAQNKVVSPPKPPRAHDWKLLVKNIRMTLNQEEDAAGSMNPVCVLQLDDPPQKFNTSVLKNTTEPSWDQPFIFELNGRSKELNIQLINDGQPQENSLIGQVSVPVDLIKKQPKGQQTFALMTKDMVTGSLTTDFTYLEPSEVRSWHPPTPASNKRVEMDRTVMPCGTVVTTITAVKSKPGRPLPLGLNIDPAQKAVTNKPKLSERRVSEQASMLGAKVSKALSSSDTELLMLNGTDPVAEAAIRQLHQSAKQKLKSPVKKSTIIISGIAKTPLSQDEELSLMAGYAAAMDASMSEGSSTQDVTAAIASGTSSPPEMSEPQEGPSGIGRPPEDWESQTGEELDHSSLSMCVSEANCKKSRGSFLQKSAKLFFRRRHQRKDPGMSQSHNDLVYLESPAAVERASRTATLSRMLNRKSKSKSKANGSTSMGEPQA; from the exons ATGTCCGACTCGGAAAGTGCCGGCTCATATTTTGGTTTGGAGGATCCGCAGTGGCTATGCATGGTCACACTGTTTATCGCATCCCTGGTTACTCTGACAGTGTATTTACTACAGTATTTCCAACAAAGGGGGGTAGGAAATGAGCAGAGAACAGCAGAGGACAATGCGGCGAAGGAGGAAGCCGCCGCTCTGCTGGAATGGGCGCTGTCACTGAAAACCTGGAAAAGTCAATGGAGAAGAGCGTGGTGCAGGGCTTTGAACGACGAATCAAGGAAGCGTGGG GATGCTCTCCTGTTGACATTTGAAGATGATGATCTGGAAGCGACAGAACTCATGGTCAGCCATGTGTCTAGCTTTCGAAAGTCTGCCAGGAACCAG GCCGCTTGCTGCAGTGTGGTTGGGGAGAAGCTTCAGTTCTCTCTCAGTGCAACATGGACAGCCATGGCTACAGTAGATCCTTGTAAATACACAGTCTGTATAGCTCCACTAGAGGTGCAG CTTGATCTACAGATGCAAGAAGCTGAAAATGAGGTCAAGGTGAGCTGGGGAGTGTCTCACCTGGagacagaggagctgcaggtgaCATCCACTTTCACCAAG GACAATGCCAACACTTCCAGTGTAGCAGCCATAAAGGAGCAGATGAGGCAGCTGTTATGTGCGACGCGCCCCTCTGTGTTGCTGAGCTGCAGGCCTGCTCAGGCCTCAGAGGTCAAG GAAGCCCAAAATAAAGTGGTTTCGCCCCCGAAACCCCCCCGTGCCCACGACTGGAAGCTGCTGGTGAAAAACATCCGGATGACACTCAATCAGGAGGAAGATGCTGCAG GCAGCATGAATcctgtgtgtgtactgcagtTAGATGATCCTCCACAGAAGTTTAACACCTCTGTTTTGAAGAACACAACCGAACCTTCCTGGGACCAGCCATTTATCTT TGAATTGAATGGACGATCGAAAGAGCTCAATATTCAGTTGATAAATGATGGACAACCTCAGGAGA aTTCCTTAATAGGTCAGGTGTCAGTACCTGTTGATCTTATAAAGAAGCAGCCCAAAGGACAGCAAACATTTGCACTCATGACCAAAGACATGGTGACTGGATCACTTACTACTGAC TTTACCTACCTGGAGCCCAGCGAGGTGAGGTCCTGGCACCCGCCGACCCCAGCCTCCAATAAGAGGGTGGAGATGGACCGTACAGTCATGCCCTGTGGCACTGTGGTCACCACCATCACCGCAGTGAAGAGCAAGCCAGGTCGACCACTCCCACTTGGACTCAACATAG ATCCTGCCCAGAAAGCTGTGACCAACAAGCCAAAGCTGTCTGAGCGGCGTGTTTCAGAGCAGGCATCTATGTTGGGGGCCAAAGTCAGCAAGGCCTTGTCCTCTTCTGACACTGAGCTGCTGATGCTCAATGGCACAGACCCAGTGGCCGAGGCCGCCATCAGACAACTCCACCAGTCTGCCAAGCAGAAGCTCAAATCCCCAGTGAAGAAGAGTACCATCATCATCTCTGGCATAGCAAAA ACGCCCTTGTCTCAGGATGAAGAGCTATCTCTGATGGCGGGCTATGCTGCAGCGATGGACGCCTCGATGTCAGAGGGCAGCTCCACTCAGGATGTTACCGCAGCGATTGCATCAGGGACCAGCAGCCCTCCAGAGATGTCAGAGCCCCAGGAAGGGCCCAGTGGAATAGGCCGACCTCCAGAGGACTGGGAGAGCCAGACAGGAGAGGAACTAGACCATTCCTCGctatccatgtgtgtgtctgaggcgAACTGCAAGAAGAGCAGAG GCAGCTTCCTACAGAAGAGTGCCAAGCTCTTCTTCCGCCGGCGCCACCAGCGCAAGGACCCGGGGATGAGCCAGTCCCACAACGACCTGGTTTACCTGGAGTCTCCAGCTGCAGTGGAGCGGGCCAGCCGAACAGCCACGCTTAGCCGGATGCTCAACCGCAAGAGTAAGAGTAAGAGCAAAGCCAATGGCTCTACCTCCATGGGGGAGCCACAAGCGTGA
- the atg101 gene encoding autophagy-related protein 101, producing the protein MNCRSEVLEVTVEARQVEEAMLALLHTILLHRSTGKFHYKKEGTYSIGTVGTLDIDCDFIDFTFVRVSSEELDRVIRKAVSEFKDALSNSGSDGMGQISLEFYQKKKSRWPFSDECIPWEVWSIKVNVVNLANEQERQICREKVGEKLGEKVINVVEVINRHEYLPKMPTQSEVDNVFDTSLKDVQPYLYKITYQITDSLGTSVSTTMRRLIKDTLAL; encoded by the exons ATGAACTGTCGCTCGGAAGTTCTTGAGGTAACAGTGGAGGCGAGGCAGGTGGAAGAAGCTATGCTGGCTCTGCTGCACACCATTTTACTGCACCGCAGCACCGGGAAATTCCACTACAAAAAGGAGGGCACCTACTCCATCGGTACAGTTGGCACATTAGACATCGATTGCGACTTCATCGATTTCACCTTCGTCAGGGTGTCCTCAGAGGAGCTGGACAGGGTGATAAGGAAAGCTGTGTCTGAATTCAAG GATGCTTTGAGCAACTCTGGCAGCGATGGCATGGGGCAAATTTCTCTGGAGTTCTACCAGAAGAAGAAGTCTCGCTGGCCTTTTTCTGACGAGTGTATTCCCTGGGAGGTGTGGAGCATCAAGGTCAACGTCGTCAACCTTGCCAATGAGCAGGAGAGACAGATCTGCAGGGAGAAAGTGGGTGAGAAGCTTGGTGAGAAGGTGATCAACGTCGTTGAAGTCATAAATCGCCACGAATACTTGCCAAAGATGCCCACCCAGTCTGAAGTGGACAATGTTTTCGACACCAGCCTCAAAGATGTCCAGCCATACCTTTACAAAATCACATACCAGATCACTGACTCATTAGGCACCTCTGTAAGCACCACTATGAGAAGGCTGATTAAAGACACCCTGGCCCTGTGA